One genomic window of Buchnera aphidicola (Greenidea ficicola) includes the following:
- the aroC gene encoding chorismate synthase, giving the protein MPGNSIGKMFRVTTFGESHGIALGCIIDGMPPGIKISVKDIQKELNKRKPGTSKYTTQRKEMDTIEILSGIFKGKTTGTSIGMTIYNTDQRSQDYKNIKNIFRPGHADYTYQKKYGLRDYRGGGRSSARETTMRVAAGAFAKKFLKKKYNTKIIGYVSQIGKIKCNLINEKEINKNPFFCADIKKIPIIKKKINKLIKQGNSIGAKITAIAKNIPQGLGEPVFDKLDAEIAHAIMGINAVKGIEIGDGFSVIKKKGNEHRDEMNKKGFISNNAGGILGGISTGENIIINAAFKPTSSISIPGKTINKKNQEKKIITKGRHDPCVGIRAVPIVKAMIYIIIMDHVLRNKAQCEKLNHKKQK; this is encoded by the coding sequence ATGCCAGGAAATAGTATAGGAAAAATGTTCCGTGTTACTACTTTTGGAGAATCACATGGAATAGCATTAGGTTGTATTATAGATGGAATGCCTCCAGGAATAAAAATTTCTGTAAAAGATATACAAAAAGAACTAAACAAAAGAAAACCAGGAACTTCAAAATATACCACACAAAGAAAAGAAATGGATACAATAGAAATATTATCAGGAATTTTTAAAGGAAAAACAACAGGAACAAGTATAGGAATGACAATATATAATACCGATCAACGATCACAAGATTATAAAAACATTAAAAATATTTTTCGTCCAGGACATGCAGATTATACATACCAAAAAAAATATGGTTTAAGAGATTATAGAGGGGGAGGTAGATCATCAGCAAGAGAAACAACCATGAGAGTAGCAGCAGGAGCTTTCGCAAAAAAATTTTTAAAAAAAAAATATAATACTAAAATTATAGGATATGTATCACAAATAGGAAAAATAAAATGTAATTTAATTAACGAAAAAGAAATTAATAAAAATCCATTTTTTTGTGCTGATATAAAAAAAATACCTATAATAAAAAAAAAAATAAACAAATTAATAAAACAAGGAAATTCTATAGGAGCAAAAATAACCGCTATTGCAAAAAACATACCACAAGGTTTAGGAGAACCAGTATTTGATAAATTAGATGCTGAAATAGCACATGCAATTATGGGAATTAATGCAGTAAAAGGAATAGAAATAGGAGATGGTTTTTCAGTAATTAAAAAAAAAGGAAATGAACATAGAGACGAAATGAATAAAAAAGGATTTATTAGTAATAATGCAGGAGGTATATTAGGAGGTATAAGCACTGGAGAAAATATTATAATAAACGCTGCATTTAAACCAACATCAAGTATTTCTATTCCTGGAAAAACAATTAATAAAAAAAATCAAGAAAAAAAAATAATAACAAAAGGAAGACATGACCCTTGTGTTGGAATAAGAGCTGTTCCAATAGTAAAAGCAATGATATATATAATAATAATGGATCATGTATTAAGAAACAAAGCACAATGTGAAAAACTAAATCATAAAAAACAAAAATAA
- the smrB gene encoding endonuclease SmrB yields MSIFKKNDLFRLYMKGISKIKQDTIFHNRRLYINQIEMKLKRNMIDQNMHISYFFINRNYNINDNYLYYFNKFSKCFYLNKNIINVNNFCKKKYMPEILVDLHGVNQYRAKREIGILMNLCYKEKIFCAGLLHGHGKNILKNNIPYWLLKHPSIISFFTAKKMFGNNAVIILLMNNKF; encoded by the coding sequence ATGTCTATTTTTAAAAAAAATGATTTATTTCGTTTATATATGAAAGGAATTTCAAAAATTAAACAAGATACTATTTTTCATAATAGAAGATTGTATATTAATCAGATAGAAATGAAATTGAAAAGAAATATGATTGATCAAAATATGCATATTAGTTATTTTTTTATTAATCGAAATTATAATATAAATGATAATTATTTATATTATTTTAATAAATTTTCTAAATGTTTTTATTTAAATAAAAATATTATTAATGTAAATAATTTTTGTAAAAAGAAATATATGCCAGAAATATTAGTTGATTTGCATGGTGTAAATCAATATAGAGCGAAAAGAGAAATTGGAATTTTAATGAATTTATGTTATAAAGAAAAGATTTTTTGTGCTGGTTTATTACATGGTCATGGTAAAAATATTTTAAAAAATAATATACCTTATTGGTTATTAAAACATCCTAGTATTATCTCTTTTTTCACTGCTAAAAAAATGTTTGGTAATAATGCTGTAATTATTTTATTAATGAATAATAAATTTTAA
- the hisG gene encoding ATP phosphoribosyltransferase, with product MFYSNNRLRIAMQKSGRLSKDSQDLLKKCGIKINFEEDRLVSFSENMPIDIMRVRDDDIPGLIIDQVVDLGIVGKNVLEEKILQCEKYKKFTFYKILRSLDFGFCRLSLAMPLNFKYYGLKCLENARIATSYPNILKKYLYKNNIRFKLCILNGSVELAPCTGLSDSICDLVSTGSTLESNGLYEVETIYFSNACLISRVGYISNIKRLLINKLLIRIQGVIKARESKYIMLHISIDKLKDVVRLLRGAEKPTVLQLAGDNSRVAVHMVSSETLFWETMEELKLLGASSILVLPIEKMME from the coding sequence ATGTTTTATAGTAATAATCGTTTACGAATAGCTATGCAAAAATCTGGTCGTTTAAGTAAAGATTCTCAAGATCTTTTAAAAAAGTGTGGAATAAAGATTAATTTTGAAGAAGATCGTTTAGTTTCTTTTTCAGAAAATATGCCAATTGACATTATGCGTGTAAGAGATGATGATATTCCAGGATTAATTATTGATCAAGTTGTTGATTTAGGAATTGTTGGTAAAAATGTTTTAGAAGAAAAAATTTTACAATGTGAAAAATATAAAAAATTTACTTTTTATAAAATATTAAGAAGTTTAGATTTTGGTTTTTGTCGTTTATCTTTAGCAATGCCTTTAAATTTTAAATATTATGGTTTGAAGTGTTTAGAAAATGCTAGAATAGCTACTTCTTATCCTAATATTTTAAAGAAATATTTATATAAAAATAATATACGTTTTAAATTATGTATATTAAATGGATCTGTTGAATTAGCCCCTTGTACAGGTTTATCAGATTCTATTTGTGATTTAGTTTCTACAGGTTCTACTTTAGAATCTAATGGTTTATATGAAGTTGAAACAATATATTTTTCTAATGCTTGTTTAATTTCTAGAGTTGGTTATATATCAAATATTAAAAGATTATTAATTAATAAATTACTTATTCGTATACAAGGTGTTATTAAAGCTAGAGAATCTAAATATATAATGTTGCATATATCTATTGATAAATTAAAAGATGTTGTTAGATTGTTACGAGGAGCTGAAAAACCAACAGTTTTACAATTAGCAGGAGATAATAGTAGAGTAGCAGTTCATATGGTGAGTAGTGAGACATTATTTTGGGAAACTATGGAAGAATTAAAATTATTAGGAGCTAGTTCTATTTTAGTTCTTCCTATTGAAAAAATGATGGAGTAA
- the hisD gene encoding histidinol dehydrogenase encodes MNFLKENIFFWDKLNVLKKKEILLRPEFFKKNILKENIKKVIYDVKNKGDKALYFYTKKFDKKKIKSFFVSKKIIKNSFLQVHKDIKKSVLIASKNIEYFHLSQSMNSIDVITDIGIRCQQLIKPINKVGLYIPGGSSPLLSTVLMLSIPAYLAKCKEIVLCSPPPISNELLYVASYICGVDNIFQIGGSQAIAAMAFGTESIPKVDKIFGPGNLYVTEAKKQVNKSFNFTDIDMLAGPSEVVVIADKQSNPDFVASDLLSQAEHGKDSQVLLLTNSKILVDLVLLSIKKQLNKLSRKEIIKKSLKNSYFIITKNIEDCLKISNIYAPEHLIIQCKKARSLLSKIVNAGSVFLGPWSPESVGDYASGINHVLPTYGNVKTFSGLSLVDFQKRIMVQELTKNGLKKISSTIKILSTFEKLDAHYKAVSIRLNSI; translated from the coding sequence ATGAATTTTCTTAAAGAAAATATTTTTTTTTGGGATAAATTAAATGTTTTAAAAAAAAAAGAAATATTATTAAGGCCAGAATTTTTTAAAAAAAATATTTTAAAAGAAAATATTAAAAAAGTAATTTATGATGTAAAAAATAAGGGAGATAAGGCGTTATATTTTTATACGAAAAAATTTGATAAAAAAAAAATAAAAAGTTTTTTTGTTTCTAAAAAAATTATTAAAAATAGTTTTTTACAAGTTCATAAAGATATTAAAAAATCTGTTTTAATTGCTTCTAAAAATATTGAATATTTTCATTTATCACAAAGTATGAATTCAATAGATGTTATTACTGATATAGGAATAAGATGTCAACAATTAATTAAACCTATTAATAAAGTTGGATTATATATTCCAGGAGGGTCTTCTCCTTTATTATCTACAGTTTTAATGTTGTCTATTCCAGCTTATCTTGCAAAATGTAAAGAAATAGTTCTTTGTTCTCCTCCTCCAATTTCTAATGAATTATTATATGTTGCTTCTTATATTTGCGGAGTAGATAATATTTTTCAAATTGGAGGTTCTCAAGCAATTGCTGCTATGGCTTTTGGAACAGAAAGTATTCCAAAAGTTGATAAAATTTTTGGACCTGGAAATTTATATGTAACTGAAGCTAAAAAGCAAGTTAATAAATCTTTTAATTTTACTGATATAGATATGTTAGCAGGACCTTCTGAAGTAGTTGTTATTGCAGATAAGCAATCTAATCCTGATTTTGTTGCTTCTGATTTATTATCTCAAGCAGAACATGGTAAGGATTCGCAAGTATTATTATTAACTAATAGTAAAATTTTAGTTGATTTAGTTTTGTTATCAATAAAAAAACAATTAAATAAATTATCAAGAAAAGAAATTATAAAAAAATCTTTAAAAAATAGTTATTTTATTATTACTAAAAATATTGAAGATTGTTTAAAGATATCAAATATTTATGCTCCAGAGCATTTAATAATACAATGTAAAAAAGCTAGATCTTTATTATCTAAAATAGTTAATGCTGGATCTGTTTTTTTAGGACCTTGGTCTCCAGAATCTGTTGGTGATTATGCTTCTGGGATTAATCATGTTTTACCAACTTATGGAAATGTAAAAACTTTTTCTGGTTTAAGTTTAGTAGATTTTCAAAAAAGAATTATGGTACAGGAATTAACTAAAAATGGATTAAAAAAAATTTCTTCTACTATAAAAATATTATCTACTTTTGAAAAATTGGACGCTCATTATAAAGCTGTTTCAATAAGATTAAATTCTATTTAG
- the hisC gene encoding histidinol-phosphate transaminase, with product MDIKKLVRNKILKLIPYKSARKIGGTGDVWLNANESPYNNFFFLKNNYFNRYPEPQSYLILKRYVNYLNNSKISSKNLLISRGSDEAIDLLIRAFCDPNKDKIMFFPPTYGMYHISSKIIGIKSIIITTFKNGNLNFKEIKKNIDYVKLIFLCRPNNPTGKILSKKNVLHLLKCINKRSLLIVDEAYIEFIFDKNLLKYLYLYPNLIILRTMSKAFSLAGLRCGFIIANSFIIKILLKIIAPYPLSSPVIDIVSQALLKKNIVFMRNKVLIINSNRIWLINFLKKFFFVKKIFNSSANYLLVCFYYSNFIFKYLWDNGIILRNQNKNYFLKNCIRISIGTKLECLKLIMKLKNLSYNLKIRYCCVK from the coding sequence ATGGATATAAAAAAATTAGTACGTAATAAGATATTAAAATTAATACCTTATAAATCTGCACGAAAAATTGGTGGTACAGGAGATGTTTGGTTAAATGCTAATGAATCTCCTTATAATAATTTTTTTTTTTTAAAAAATAATTATTTTAATAGATATCCTGAGCCTCAATCTTATTTAATTTTAAAAAGATATGTTAATTATTTAAATAATTCTAAAATTTCTTCTAAAAATTTATTAATTAGTAGGGGTTCTGATGAAGCAATAGATTTATTAATTAGAGCTTTTTGTGATCCTAATAAAGATAAAATTATGTTTTTTCCTCCTACATATGGTATGTATCATATAAGTTCTAAAATTATTGGTATTAAAAGTATAATTATTACTACATTTAAAAATGGAAATTTAAATTTTAAAGAAATAAAAAAAAATATTGATTATGTTAAATTAATATTTTTGTGTAGACCTAATAATCCTACTGGTAAAATTTTATCTAAAAAAAATGTTTTGCATCTTTTAAAATGTATTAATAAAAGATCTTTATTAATAGTTGATGAAGCTTATATTGAATTTATTTTTGATAAAAATTTATTAAAATATTTATATTTATATCCTAATTTAATTATATTAAGAACTATGTCTAAAGCTTTTTCTTTAGCTGGTTTAAGATGTGGTTTTATTATAGCGAATTCTTTTATAATTAAAATATTATTAAAAATTATTGCTCCTTATCCTTTATCTTCTCCAGTTATAGATATTGTTTCTCAAGCTTTATTAAAAAAAAATATAGTTTTTATGAGAAATAAAGTTTTAATTATTAATTCAAATAGAATTTGGTTAATAAATTTTTTAAAAAAATTTTTTTTTGTTAAAAAAATTTTTAATAGTTCAGCAAATTATTTATTAGTTTGTTTTTATTATTCTAATTTTATTTTTAAATATTTATGGGATAATGGAATTATATTAAGAAATCAAAATAAAAATTATTTTTTAAAAAATTGTATTAGAATTTCTATTGGTACGAAATTAGAGTGTTTAAAATTAATTATGAAGTTAAAAAATTTATCTTATAATTTAAAAATAAGGTATTGTTGTGTTAAATAA
- the hisB gene encoding bifunctional histidinol-phosphatase/imidazoleglycerol-phosphate dehydratase HisB, which yields MLNKYLFIDRDGTLINEPLNNFQVDSIDKLYFEFDVIRSLFNLINYGYKLVIITNQDGLGTKNFSKNNFNIPNNFMLKVFSSQGVFFEKVLICPHYSYENCVCRKPKIFLLKSILSSNLIDLENSYVIGDRETDMELAKNAGVKGILYNKNNYNWSKITFKLTKINRCIKVVRNTLETNIFIEIFLDKKLKNNINTGINFFDHMLEQIAIHAGFFMNVIVIGNLKIDDHHIIEDVAILLGKALLKTLGNKIGIKRFSFVVSMDESFSKCIIDISGRSYLIFKVDFKFQYIGDLSSEMIKHFFISLSNSMKINIHLSAKGKNDHHIFESLFKVFGKALGKAMKIKGLYLPTSKGVL from the coding sequence GTGTTAAATAAATATTTATTTATTGATAGAGATGGTACATTAATTAATGAACCTTTAAATAATTTTCAGGTTGATTCAATAGATAAATTATATTTTGAATTTGATGTTATAAGGTCTTTATTTAATTTAATTAATTATGGATATAAGTTGGTTATTATAACTAATCAAGATGGATTAGGAACTAAAAATTTTTCAAAAAATAATTTTAATATTCCTAATAATTTTATGTTAAAAGTTTTTTCTTCTCAAGGTGTTTTTTTTGAAAAAGTTTTAATTTGTCCTCATTATTCTTATGAAAATTGTGTTTGTAGAAAACCTAAAATATTTTTATTAAAATCTATTTTATCAAGTAATTTAATAGATTTGGAAAATAGTTATGTTATTGGTGATCGTGAAACAGATATGGAGTTAGCTAAAAACGCAGGAGTTAAAGGAATTTTATATAATAAAAATAATTATAATTGGTCTAAAATTACTTTTAAATTAACTAAAATTAATCGTTGTATTAAAGTAGTTCGTAATACTTTAGAAACAAATATTTTTATAGAAATTTTTTTAGATAAAAAATTAAAAAATAATATTAATACAGGGATAAATTTTTTTGATCATATGTTAGAACAAATTGCAATACATGCTGGATTTTTTATGAATGTTATTGTAATAGGAAATTTAAAAATTGATGATCATCATATTATAGAAGATGTTGCTATTTTATTAGGAAAAGCATTATTAAAAACTTTAGGGAATAAAATAGGAATAAAAAGATTTAGTTTTGTAGTTTCTATGGATGAAAGTTTTTCAAAATGTATTATAGATATTTCAGGAAGATCGTATTTAATTTTTAAAGTTGATTTTAAATTTCAATATATTGGAGATTTAAGTTCGGAAATGATTAAGCATTTTTTTATTTCTCTTTCAAATTCAATGAAAATAAATATACATTTAAGCGCAAAAGGTAAAAATGATCATCATATTTTTGAATCTTTATTTAAAGTTTTTGGAAAAGCTTTAGGAAAAGCTATGAAGATTAAAGGTTTGTATTTGCCTACTTCAAAAGGTGTTTTATAA
- the hisH gene encoding imidazole glycerol phosphate synthase subunit HisH, which produces MKVLILDTGCANFSSVKFAIRRLGYTPIISNEYSDIVSSKRIIFPGVGTPFSAMDVLKKKKIVDLIKNYSNPILGICLGMQLFCKYSEESKSVKNLNIIKYSITCLNNNLPLPHIGWNKVFSCKKNVLFKNILEGSRFYFLHKYILFLNKYSILKTKYGCKFTAALQKNNFFGVQFHPEKSGTVGLHLLKNFLEI; this is translated from the coding sequence ATGAAGGTTTTAATATTAGATACTGGTTGTGCTAATTTTTCTTCTGTAAAATTTGCAATTCGTAGGTTAGGTTATACTCCTATTATAAGTAATGAATATTCTGATATTGTTTCTTCTAAAAGAATTATTTTTCCAGGAGTTGGAACTCCTTTTTCTGCAATGGATGTTTTAAAAAAAAAAAAAATAGTAGATTTAATTAAAAATTATTCTAATCCTATATTAGGAATTTGTTTGGGAATGCAATTATTTTGTAAGTATAGTGAAGAATCTAAAAGTGTTAAAAATTTAAATATTATTAAATATTCAATAACTTGTTTAAATAATAATTTACCTTTACCTCATATAGGATGGAATAAAGTTTTTTCTTGTAAAAAAAATGTTTTATTTAAGAATATTTTGGAAGGTTCTAGATTTTATTTTTTACATAAATATATACTATTTTTAAATAAATATTCTATTTTAAAAACTAAATATGGATGTAAATTTACTGCTGCATTACAAAAAAATAATTTTTTTGGTGTGCAATTTCACCCTGAAAAATCTGGAACAGTTGGATTGCATTTATTAAAAAATTTTTTAGAGATATAA
- the hisA gene encoding 1-(5-phosphoribosyl)-5-[(5-phosphoribosylamino)methylideneamino]imidazole-4-carboxamide isomerase, producing the protein MIIPSLDFINGKIVRLYKGNYNKKKYYYNNVFETLSKYQSQGANFVHLVDLNGADNVKNKQNFFLKEILSSVKKINIQIGGGIRTQFDIDFLLESGAKRIVLSSLAINNKNFVKKIFTIYGSECIVLALDVKINKKKKKEIYINGWKINTKILLEDIIEYYLSFGLRYLLCTDISKDGTLLGPNINLYKEILKKYPKIHLQSSGGVSNINDIILLKKIGVNDIIIGKALLEEKFSFIEANLC; encoded by the coding sequence ATGATTATACCATCTTTAGATTTTATTAATGGTAAAATAGTTCGTTTATATAAAGGAAATTATAATAAAAAAAAGTATTATTATAATAATGTTTTTGAAACTTTATCAAAATATCAATCTCAAGGAGCTAATTTTGTTCATTTAGTAGATTTGAATGGTGCTGATAATGTTAAAAATAAACAAAATTTTTTTTTAAAAGAAATTTTATCTTCTGTAAAAAAAATAAATATTCAAATAGGAGGTGGTATAAGAACACAATTTGATATAGATTTTTTATTAGAATCAGGAGCAAAGCGTATTGTTTTAAGTTCATTAGCAATTAATAATAAAAATTTTGTTAAAAAAATTTTTACAATATATGGTTCAGAATGTATAGTTTTAGCTTTAGATGTAAAGATTAATAAAAAAAAAAAAAAAGAAATATATATTAATGGTTGGAAAATTAATACAAAAATTTTATTAGAAGATATTATTGAATATTATTTATCTTTTGGTCTTCGATATTTATTATGTACAGATATATCTAAAGATGGAACTTTATTAGGTCCTAATATTAATTTATATAAGGAAATATTAAAAAAATATCCTAAGATTCATCTTCAATCTTCAGGCGGAGTTTCTAATATTAATGATATAATTTTATTAAAAAAAATAGGTGTAAATGATATTATTATAGGAAAAGCTTTATTAGAAGAGAAATTTTCTTTTATAGAGGCTAATTTATGTTAG
- the hisF gene encoding imidazole glycerol phosphate synthase subunit HisF: MLAKRIIPCLDVKNGIVVKGVRFKNHKIVGDILSLVKRYIYEGADEIVFYDIQASSKSLLVDRKWIYSIAKIINIPFCVAGGIKSIQDVENILSLGADKISINSPAIENPNLIYQIAKYFGSQCVVIGIDSWFNKYTKNYEVYQYTGDLNKKKKTIWNTLEWVEKVQDFGAGEIVLNVMNQDGVCLGYDLEQLQMVREICKVPLIASGGAGKMKHFYDVFKLVNVDGALAASVFHKKKINIKKLKYYLFKKGVEIREC; the protein is encoded by the coding sequence ATGTTAGCGAAAAGAATTATTCCTTGTTTAGATGTAAAAAATGGAATTGTTGTAAAAGGAGTTAGATTTAAAAATCATAAAATTGTTGGAGATATTTTATCTTTAGTAAAACGTTATATTTATGAAGGAGCAGATGAAATAGTTTTTTATGATATTCAAGCTTCTTCAAAATCTTTATTGGTAGATAGAAAATGGATTTATTCTATTGCAAAAATTATTAATATACCTTTTTGTGTTGCTGGAGGTATTAAATCTATTCAAGATGTAGAAAATATTTTGTCTTTGGGAGCTGATAAAATTTCTATTAATTCTCCAGCTATTGAAAATCCTAATTTAATTTATCAAATAGCTAAATATTTTGGTTCTCAATGTGTTGTTATTGGTATTGATTCTTGGTTTAATAAATATACTAAAAATTATGAAGTTTATCAATATACTGGAGATTTAAATAAAAAAAAAAAAACTATATGGAATACTTTAGAATGGGTTGAAAAAGTTCAGGATTTTGGAGCTGGAGAAATTGTTTTAAATGTTATGAATCAAGATGGGGTTTGTTTAGGTTATGATTTAGAACAATTGCAAATGGTTCGTGAAATTTGTAAAGTTCCGTTAATAGCATCTGGTGGAGCTGGAAAAATGAAACATTTTTATGATGTATTTAAATTAGTTAATGTTGATGGAGCATTAGCGGCTTCTGTTTTTCATAAAAAAAAAATTAATATTAAAAAATTAAAATATTATTTATTTAAAAAAGGAGTGGAAATAAGAGAGTGTTAA
- the hisIE gene encoding bifunctional phosphoribosyl-AMP cyclohydrolase/phosphoribosyl-ATP diphosphatase HisIE, giving the protein MLSIFKNIKIDWKKVNGMIPVIVQNIFNGKVLMLAYMNRKAFNKTKETGFLIFYSRTKKRLWMKGETSGNFLNLINILHDCDNDTLLVLVNSIGFTCHLKKSSCFSYPYSNFLFLYKLESNIKEKKYNNNNNSYTKYLYNRGINRIVQKFGEESIEVVISSLKNNKKNLIDEASDLIYHFLVLLSKKNIKLHKIINNLYKRSIF; this is encoded by the coding sequence GTGTTAAGTATTTTTAAAAATATAAAAATTGATTGGAAAAAAGTTAATGGAATGATTCCTGTTATTGTTCAAAATATTTTTAATGGAAAAGTTTTAATGTTAGCGTATATGAATCGTAAAGCATTTAATAAAACTAAAGAAACTGGTTTTTTAATTTTTTATTCTAGAACTAAAAAAAGGTTATGGATGAAAGGAGAAACTTCTGGTAATTTTTTAAATTTAATTAATATATTGCATGATTGTGATAATGATACTTTATTAGTTTTAGTAAATTCTATTGGTTTTACTTGTCATTTAAAAAAATCTAGTTGTTTTTCATATCCTTATTCTAATTTTTTATTTTTGTATAAATTAGAAAGTAATATAAAAGAAAAAAAATATAATAATAATAATAATTCTTATACAAAATATTTATATAATAGAGGAATTAATAGAATTGTTCAAAAATTTGGAGAAGAATCTATTGAAGTTGTGATATCTTCTTTAAAAAATAATAAAAAAAATTTAATTGATGAAGCTTCTGATTTAATTTATCATTTTTTAGTTTTATTATCTAAAAAAAATATTAAATTACATAAAATTATTAATAATCTTTATAAAAGAAGTATTTTTTAA
- the gndA gene encoding NADP-dependent phosphogluconate dehydrogenase, whose amino-acid sequence MFSKKQIGVVGMAVMGQNLALNIENCGYSVSVFNRSSQKTKEFIGNKNKKKIFPYYSIKDFLQSLKTPRLVLLMVKSGKATDDIINLIIPYLKKNDILIDGGNSFYKDTIKRSKKLSKMGFRFIGAGISGGEKGALYGPSIMPGGDYSSYKFVEPILKKISAKYNNIPCVSYIGNDGSGHYVKMVHNGIEYADMQLISEVYFLLKNFLGMSNKELSEIFNSWNQGELKSYLIKITSKIFLKKNNKGEYLIDLILDCAENKGTGKWVSNSALNLGVPLSLITESVFSRYISSLKTQRILASDLLKGPKNLKIIKKGKEIFIENLRKALYLGKIIAYAQGFYQLKIASKKYCWNLNFSNIAKIFRSGCIIKAKFLQKIKDVYQDNNKVVNLLLTPYFKKIANNYQNSLREIVSFAVLNGISVPVLSSAISYYDSYRSKFLSSNLIQAQRDFFGAHTYKRIDKKGIFHTNWD is encoded by the coding sequence ATGTTTTCAAAAAAACAAATTGGTGTTGTTGGAATGGCTGTGATGGGTCAAAATTTAGCATTAAATATTGAAAATTGTGGTTATAGTGTCTCTGTTTTTAATAGATCTTCGCAAAAAACAAAAGAATTTATTGGTAATAAAAATAAAAAAAAAATTTTTCCTTATTATTCTATTAAAGATTTTTTACAATCTTTAAAAACTCCTAGATTAGTTTTATTAATGGTAAAATCAGGAAAAGCTACTGATGATATAATAAATTTAATTATTCCTTATTTAAAAAAAAATGATATTTTAATTGATGGTGGTAATTCTTTTTACAAAGATACTATTAAAAGAAGTAAAAAATTATCTAAAATGGGTTTCCGTTTTATTGGAGCGGGAATTTCTGGGGGAGAAAAAGGAGCTTTATATGGACCTTCTATTATGCCAGGTGGTGATTATTCATCTTATAAGTTTGTTGAACCTATATTAAAAAAAATTTCTGCAAAATATAATAATATTCCTTGTGTTAGTTATATTGGAAATGATGGTTCGGGTCATTATGTAAAAATGGTTCATAATGGTATTGAATATGCTGATATGCAATTAATATCAGAAGTTTATTTTTTATTAAAAAATTTTTTAGGAATGAGTAATAAAGAATTGTCAGAAATTTTTAATTCTTGGAATCAAGGAGAATTAAAAAGTTATTTAATAAAAATTACTTCTAAAATATTTTTAAAAAAAAATAATAAAGGTGAATATTTAATAGATTTGATTTTAGATTGTGCTGAAAATAAAGGAACTGGAAAATGGGTAAGTAATAGCGCTTTAAATTTAGGTGTTCCTTTATCTTTAATAACAGAATCTGTTTTTTCTCGTTATATTTCTTCTTTAAAAACACAAAGAATATTAGCATCTGATTTATTAAAAGGTCCTAAAAATTTAAAAATTATAAAAAAAGGTAAAGAAATTTTTATAGAAAATTTGAGAAAAGCTTTATATTTAGGTAAAATTATTGCTTATGCTCAAGGATTTTATCAATTAAAAATTGCTTCTAAAAAATATTGTTGGAATTTAAATTTTTCTAATATTGCTAAAATTTTTAGATCAGGTTGTATTATTAAAGCAAAATTTTTACAAAAGATAAAAGATGTATATCAAGATAATAACAAGGTAGTTAATTTATTATTAACTCCATATTTTAAAAAGATAGCTAATAATTATCAAAATTCTTTAAGAGAAATAGTTTCTTTTGCTGTTTTAAATGGAATTTCTGTTCCGGTTTTATCTTCTGCAATTTCTTATTATGATTCTTATAGATCAAAATTTTTATCTTCTAATTTAATTCAAGCACAACGTGATTTTTTTGGAGCGCATACTTATAAACGTATTGATAAAAAGGGTATATTTCATACTAATTGGGATTAA